In Parasphingorhabdus halotolerans, a single window of DNA contains:
- a CDS encoding 2'-5' RNA ligase family protein, protein MAEADFAWADKLRKRYFPPERNMIAAHITLFHHLPPGAHSEIKSSILELTRNNKPPAASLQRLIHLGYGVAYQIHSPELLAMRMELADQFHGLLTVQDQQTPRLHVTVQNKVTAKESKQLFAELSAEFEPRPFRIKGLGLSYYMDGPWETIGQWSFRGV, encoded by the coding sequence ATGGCGGAAGCTGATTTCGCTTGGGCGGATAAACTGCGAAAGCGCTATTTTCCACCGGAGAGGAATATGATTGCAGCACATATCACTTTATTCCATCATTTACCGCCCGGTGCGCATTCAGAGATTAAGTCCAGTATCCTGGAATTGACGCGGAACAACAAGCCACCAGCAGCCTCGCTGCAACGCTTGATCCATTTGGGTTATGGTGTCGCTTATCAAATCCATTCCCCCGAACTACTGGCCATGAGAATGGAGTTGGCGGATCAATTTCACGGACTGTTGACGGTCCAGGATCAACAGACGCCCAGATTGCATGTCACCGTCCAAAACAAGGTGACCGCTAAAGAGTCCAAGCAGCTGTTTGCCGAGCTTTCTGCGGAATTTGAGCCACGGCCTTTCCGGATTAAAGGTCTAGGACTCAGTTATTATATGGATGGCCCTTGGGAAACCATCGGCCAATGGTCTTTCAGAGGTGTTTAA
- a CDS encoding queuosine precursor transporter, producing the protein MGDYHIKRTTAASQVGHSFRYFDFVMAAFVTILLLSNVIGAAKPTFITISGEQWVYGAGILFFPLGYVIGDVLTEVYGYARARRVIWAGFAAVTFMAFMSWVVVALPPAEGWEGQAAYESVFGQVPRIVAASIFAFWAGEFVNSYVMARMKVWTQGKMLWTRTIGSTIVGQGVDSLIFYPLAFLGVWETSVVLTVMATNWLLKVLWEVVLTPVTYAVVGWLKKREGVDVFDEKTNFTPFSTSI; encoded by the coding sequence ATGGGTGATTATCACATTAAGCGGACCACTGCAGCCAGCCAGGTCGGTCATAGTTTTCGATATTTTGATTTTGTGATGGCTGCTTTCGTCACCATCCTTCTGCTCTCCAATGTCATTGGCGCGGCAAAGCCTACGTTCATCACGATAAGTGGCGAACAATGGGTTTATGGAGCCGGCATCCTGTTTTTTCCGTTGGGTTACGTGATCGGAGACGTGCTGACAGAAGTCTATGGGTATGCGCGCGCGCGGCGGGTTATCTGGGCAGGGTTTGCAGCGGTCACCTTCATGGCCTTTATGAGTTGGGTAGTTGTTGCATTGCCGCCTGCTGAGGGATGGGAAGGGCAGGCCGCCTATGAAAGTGTGTTTGGACAAGTCCCGCGGATCGTGGCCGCTTCGATATTCGCATTCTGGGCCGGGGAATTTGTAAACAGCTACGTGATGGCTCGGATGAAGGTTTGGACGCAAGGCAAAATGCTTTGGACCCGCACTATTGGCTCGACAATCGTCGGGCAGGGCGTCGATAGCCTGATTTTCTATCCGCTGGCTTTCCTTGGTGTTTGGGAGACATCAGTTGTTTTAACTGTGATGGCAACAAACTGGCTGCTGAAAGTGCTTTGGGAAGTTGTCCTCACTCCCGTGACTTATGCAGTGGTTGGATGGTTGAAAAAGCGGGAAGGCGTTGATGTATTTGATGAAAAAACCAACTTCACGCCATTTAGCACCTCGATTTGA
- a CDS encoding NUDIX domain-containing protein: MNDNSSIDDTPKLDALTGKPMPKPIPASTLVIFRDKPGAQAPDLLMVERSAKMAFAAGAAVFPGGRVDEADYDFASSLGHDDIEEYGARIAAIRESIEETGIAVGVNGDLRSQRVLDARAALHEGTILSEICTQFDWQLELEKLVPFTRWCPPFAERRVFDTRFYMISHDDHNAEATVDETENYNLFWSSAQGVLDKAAAGEVKIIFPTKRNLERLAQFNSYDEAVNHSSQHPVEMVSPTMEKRDGSVFLCIPEGLGYPITSEPMDAVQRGFDKEPKD, encoded by the coding sequence ATGAACGATAATTCTTCGATTGATGACACCCCGAAACTTGACGCGCTGACTGGCAAGCCGATGCCAAAGCCAATTCCTGCCTCAACATTGGTAATCTTTCGCGACAAGCCCGGCGCGCAGGCTCCGGATCTTTTGATGGTCGAGCGGTCAGCGAAAATGGCGTTTGCGGCAGGCGCCGCTGTGTTTCCTGGCGGGCGTGTCGACGAAGCAGATTACGATTTTGCTTCCTCGCTTGGGCACGACGATATCGAAGAATATGGAGCGCGCATAGCTGCGATTAGGGAGTCGATTGAGGAAACCGGTATCGCGGTTGGTGTTAACGGGGATTTGCGTTCGCAGCGTGTTCTTGACGCACGGGCAGCCCTGCATGAGGGAACGATATTATCGGAAATCTGTACCCAATTTGACTGGCAATTGGAGTTGGAAAAATTGGTGCCATTCACCCGCTGGTGCCCGCCATTTGCCGAACGCCGGGTTTTCGATACACGGTTTTACATGATCTCGCATGATGACCATAACGCGGAAGCGACCGTTGACGAGACAGAGAATTATAATCTTTTCTGGAGCAGCGCGCAGGGTGTTCTGGACAAAGCTGCAGCTGGCGAAGTGAAAATCATTTTTCCGACCAAGCGCAACCTGGAGCGTCTCGCCCAGTTTAATTCTTATGATGAGGCGGTCAACCACAGTAGCCAGCACCCTGTCGAGATGGTCTCGCCGACAATGGAAAAACGGGATGGGTCCGTATTTCTTTGTATTCCGGAAGGTCTCGGTTATCCGATCACATCAGAACCGATGGATGCTGTGCAACGCGGGTTTGATAAAGAGCCCAAAGATTGA
- a CDS encoding DUF4126 domain-containing protein — MGIIELLGLAGSVSLLSGWRLYLTVFVTGLAMRLQWISLPENLQMLDALANPWVLGISGLGALAEFFADKILWLDSVWDTIHTIIRPIGGALLALAVVDASDPAWQVIIFLLGGGAALMSHGAKAGARAIVNTSPEPVSNAVVSTGEDIAAGGLLVLAFTNPAIALVVATALLIFCIFLIYKGYRLWRKMVSSGS; from the coding sequence ATGGGAATAATAGAACTTCTGGGTCTCGCCGGCAGTGTCAGCCTCCTTTCAGGATGGCGGCTTTATCTGACGGTATTTGTTACAGGTCTGGCTATGCGCCTTCAATGGATCAGTCTTCCGGAAAACCTGCAAATGCTGGATGCGCTGGCTAATCCGTGGGTTTTGGGAATTAGTGGATTGGGCGCACTGGCGGAGTTTTTTGCTGACAAAATATTGTGGCTCGATAGCGTCTGGGACACGATTCACACGATCATTCGCCCGATCGGCGGCGCTTTGCTCGCGCTAGCCGTCGTCGATGCCAGTGATCCCGCCTGGCAGGTGATTATCTTCCTGCTTGGCGGCGGTGCGGCTTTGATGAGCCATGGTGCCAAGGCAGGAGCCCGCGCCATCGTCAATACCAGTCCAGAACCGGTCAGCAATGCCGTGGTATCGACCGGGGAAGATATTGCCGCTGGCGGATTGCTGGTGCTCGCATTCACAAACCCGGCCATCGCATTAGTCGTCGCGACGGCGCTGCTAATATTTTGCATCTTCCTGATCTACAAGGGCTACCGGCTCTGGCGGAAAATGGTTTCGAGCGGGAGTTAA
- a CDS encoding sensor histidine kinase: MSYGVADIRASQVKNLPPPFRNSAIGMRFRERPLGRAFASQRDNQEIQAFVLISAKMKDGRWLNLASAQRDRNPQLIRNLIFQTVLLYLLLLIPLIVLGRFISKPLKALTQNARDFDPSKTANDVAAGGPPDVQHLIEAFNMMQSRVGAMLNEKDVMLGAIGHDLRTPLAALRVRVESVENVDDREKMIAGIEDIDQTLDDILSLARLGRSGSEAELTDVSALIETVVDEFVDMGKQVSFERRGRINAPLRTTLIRRALRNLISNAVKYGKSADIAVDKTEDKLVITVDDIGPGIPDDQMENMFEPFVRADASRNRASGGSGLGLTLARAIARGQGGDITLKNLEDGGLRASLIISIA, from the coding sequence ATGAGCTATGGCGTTGCAGATATTCGTGCATCTCAAGTCAAAAATCTTCCGCCTCCATTCCGCAATAGCGCTATTGGTATGCGTTTTAGGGAACGACCGCTGGGACGTGCTTTTGCTTCGCAGCGTGACAATCAGGAGATACAAGCATTTGTCTTGATATCTGCCAAGATGAAAGATGGCCGCTGGCTCAATTTGGCGTCTGCTCAGCGGGACCGTAATCCGCAGCTCATCAGAAATCTGATTTTTCAAACCGTACTGCTCTATTTGTTGCTACTTATTCCGTTGATAGTTTTAGGCCGCTTTATTTCCAAGCCGCTGAAGGCACTGACACAAAATGCTCGCGATTTCGATCCGAGCAAAACCGCTAATGACGTGGCGGCGGGTGGGCCACCCGACGTGCAGCACTTGATCGAAGCTTTCAATATGATGCAGTCTCGCGTCGGTGCGATGTTGAATGAAAAAGACGTTATGCTGGGCGCTATTGGTCATGATTTAAGAACCCCGCTGGCTGCACTGCGCGTTCGTGTTGAAAGCGTCGAAAATGTGGATGACCGCGAAAAGATGATTGCGGGCATTGAGGATATTGATCAGACGCTCGACGATATCCTGTCGCTAGCTCGGCTAGGGCGATCTGGGTCGGAGGCGGAACTCACGGATGTAAGCGCACTGATTGAAACTGTTGTCGATGAATTTGTGGACATGGGTAAGCAAGTGTCCTTTGAGCGAAGGGGACGTATCAATGCTCCATTGAGGACCACATTAATCCGAAGAGCATTGCGCAATCTAATAAGTAATGCTGTGAAGTACGGAAAGTCTGCCGATATTGCTGTGGATAAAACAGAAGATAAGCTGGTTATAACAGTGGATGACATCGGACCAGGGATTCCCGATGATCAAATGGAAAATATGTTCGAGCCTTTTGTAAGGGCCGACGCATCACGAAATCGTGCTTCCGGAGGTTCTGGCCTTGGCCTTACGCTGGCTCGAGCAATAGCGCGCGGTCAAGGTGGGGACATCACATTGAAAAACCTCGAAGATGGAGGTTTGCGGGCCAGCCTAATTATCTCGATTGCGTAA
- a CDS encoding response regulator has translation MSSKTHILLVDDESSLREPLADYLIKQGFRVQQAEDASIARSLLNAYNFDIILSDVMMPGEDGLSFCRYVRERTEIPVIFISAKTEETERIIGLELGADDYITKPFSPRELIARIKVVLRRANNGNSVKISRHGNVFQFSGWTLKIDQRALLDAEGVNVPLSSGEYQMLLALLSRAGQVLNRDQLLDITQGREANAFDRAVDNQISRLRRKIEADPKNPEIIKTVWGGGYVLAGEVQSL, from the coding sequence ATGTCGAGCAAAACGCATATTCTATTGGTGGACGATGAAAGCTCTCTTAGAGAACCGCTCGCAGACTATCTGATCAAGCAGGGCTTTCGGGTGCAACAGGCAGAAGATGCGAGTATCGCCCGCTCTTTGCTCAACGCATATAATTTTGATATCATTTTATCGGATGTCATGATGCCCGGAGAAGATGGGCTCAGCTTCTGTCGCTATGTCCGCGAACGGACAGAAATTCCGGTTATTTTCATCAGCGCAAAAACCGAGGAAACGGAACGAATAATTGGCCTCGAATTGGGTGCAGATGACTATATCACCAAACCCTTCAGCCCCCGCGAACTGATCGCACGGATCAAGGTTGTGCTGCGCCGCGCCAATAACGGCAATAGCGTCAAAATATCGCGGCACGGTAATGTGTTCCAGTTTTCTGGTTGGACGCTGAAGATCGATCAGCGCGCTCTTCTTGATGCTGAGGGTGTTAATGTTCCGCTTTCTAGCGGTGAATATCAAATGCTTTTGGCATTGCTATCCCGTGCAGGGCAGGTGCTCAATCGCGACCAGCTTCTAGACATTACGCAAGGGCGCGAGGCTAACGCATTTGACCGCGCGGTTGATAACCAGATCAGTCGTTTGCGCCGCAAGATTGAAGCCGATCCAAAAAATCCCGAGATCATAAAAACCGTCTGGGGCGGCGGTTATGTTTTGGCTGGTGAAGTACAATCCTTGTGA
- the glpD gene encoding glycerol-3-phosphate dehydrogenase, translating to MYDLAIIGGGINGVGIARDAAGRGLKVLLVERDDLASHTSSTSTKLVHGGLRYLEHYEFSLVRKALKEREVLLRAAPHIIWPMRFVLPVDEGMRPAWLLRLGLFLYDHLGSRSILPGTKSLNLLKDKRGDPLQKRLKKGFAYSDCWVEDARLVALTARDAKERGADIRTKTECFGLDRQQDAWSLQLISNGTSVTEQAKVLINAAGPWVDPVTAMYDQSSNAAKLRLVKGSHIVIARKFEGDHSYIFQNKDERIIFAIPYEGDHTLIGTTDQPWSYEEGPAKISDGEIDYLCDAASEYFTEPVTRDDVQWTYSGVRPLFDDHSRTAATVTRDYVFDYDNKAGAPVLSIFGGKITTYRVLALQAMKTLSNVLSIDASDWTKDAPLPGGNFAVRDAEKLVEEYHNQWAFLEKATIRRLVRAYGTDAALILADSQTSADLGKYFGAGLYQAELEWLIRYEFVKTAEDALWRRSKLGLHMNNNEKSKVSDWFTAQNTAAQSQANVS from the coding sequence ATGTATGATTTGGCGATTATTGGCGGCGGCATCAACGGCGTGGGTATTGCCCGCGATGCAGCGGGCAGGGGGCTGAAAGTCCTTCTGGTCGAGCGCGATGATCTTGCATCGCATACGTCTTCGACCAGCACCAAGCTCGTACACGGCGGCTTGCGCTATCTCGAGCACTATGAATTCAGTCTTGTCCGTAAGGCGCTGAAGGAGCGGGAAGTGCTGCTGCGCGCTGCACCACATATCATCTGGCCGATGCGGTTCGTTTTGCCGGTAGATGAGGGCATGCGGCCCGCATGGCTGCTTCGGCTCGGTCTGTTCCTCTATGACCATCTTGGTTCCCGTTCGATACTGCCCGGTACAAAAAGCCTGAACCTGCTTAAAGATAAGCGCGGTGATCCGCTTCAAAAACGCTTGAAAAAGGGTTTTGCCTATTCTGATTGCTGGGTGGAAGACGCGCGCCTCGTAGCTCTTACCGCTAGAGATGCAAAAGAACGTGGCGCGGATATTCGCACAAAGACTGAATGTTTCGGGCTTGACCGCCAACAGGATGCTTGGTCATTGCAGCTCATTTCAAATGGCACGTCCGTCACCGAACAAGCAAAAGTCCTGATCAACGCTGCCGGTCCTTGGGTTGATCCGGTGACCGCAATGTATGACCAAAGCAGCAATGCCGCCAAGTTGCGTCTCGTTAAAGGCAGCCATATTGTGATCGCCCGCAAATTCGAAGGCGATCACAGTTATATTTTCCAGAATAAAGATGAACGGATCATCTTCGCGATTCCCTATGAAGGCGACCATACGCTGATTGGTACAACCGATCAGCCCTGGAGTTACGAAGAGGGGCCGGCCAAAATCAGCGATGGCGAAATTGATTATCTTTGTGATGCCGCGAGCGAATATTTCACCGAGCCGGTTACTCGCGATGATGTGCAATGGACCTATTCCGGCGTACGACCGCTATTCGATGACCATAGCCGCACTGCGGCTACAGTGACGCGGGATTATGTTTTCGACTATGATAATAAAGCCGGCGCGCCGGTGCTTTCCATTTTTGGCGGGAAAATAACGACATATCGTGTGCTAGCGTTGCAAGCGATGAAAACGCTCTCTAACGTGCTGAGCATCGACGCGTCCGACTGGACAAAAGACGCGCCGCTTCCCGGCGGGAATTTCGCAGTTCGGGATGCGGAGAAGCTGGTCGAAGAATATCACAATCAATGGGCTTTTTTGGAAAAAGCAACAATCCGTCGATTGGTGCGGGCTTATGGCACGGATGCAGCTTTGATATTGGCAGATTCTCAAACGTCCGCTGATCTTGGAAAATATTTTGGAGCGGGGCTTTACCAAGCAGAGCTTGAATGGCTGATCCGCTATGAATTCGTGAAAACAGCGGAAGACGCGCTTTGGCGGCGCTCCAAGCTTGGCCTTCACATGAACAACAACGAAAAGTCGAAAGTTTCGGACTGGTTCACGGCGCAAAACACAGCCGCGCAGTCACAGGCCAATGTTTCCTGA